The following coding sequences are from one Gadus macrocephalus chromosome 3, ASM3116895v1 window:
- the LOC132454413 gene encoding neuropeptide Y receptor type 2-like, whose protein sequence is MGLEQAQLADSTLSPLMQFTSGDVTPGSRGGLGPTYGFGRPPVLPFSSAPHSASIHQPLPSPLPSGSSSSSSSSSSSASSSASSSFISSLLLSTTSSSTSSSSFSPSSSSSSFNQTFSLLYPPPSSSSSSPFPLSPSGPPEGGGDDAGVLESMLLWTLREPATIALTLMYCASFALGFAGNLMSLHVLTGRGSRRRRLSGVSATRSLLVNLAVCDLAVVCVCMPVTLGIQIYRAWVYGDLLCRAVPFTQAVSVSASVLTLTVISVNRYYSVRSPLRARSLFTRRRTWATVGAVWAASSAMCAPLAVMNRRREVSFGSFSILVCQEEWPQPRLKQGYNVVLFVALYCLPVTFNLIISFLTGRRLWAGRKSTFSDLDPRSQALHNSRLKMRQKIAKMVVCLVLLFAVSWLPLYLADLWIDREERPPSWLLQTRPFVQWLGLTNSSLNPICYCFIGNIYRSARVLRTRYCKKAAALFPSASLNHSPATTTVDATLITSERGHVAAATGGASSAGVPGLLGLARGQGLGIRLGLGLGKWRGAAGDHHLSTDGSRGSERSISDWYQSNPSVCGADGGGSPADGPLRGLRCPGLHGASLLPARRHSENGRMEELPLQAQSVEYDTLPERRHSGDSSVCL, encoded by the exons ATGGGACTTGAACAGGCTCAGCTGGCGGACAGCACCCTCTCACCGCTGATGCAGTTCACATCAGGCGACGTCACCCCGGGCTCCCGGGGGGGGCTCGGCCCCACCTATGGCTTCGGCCGACCTCccgtcctccccttctcctccgcaCCCCACTCCGCCTCCATCCATCAAcctctgccctctcccctccccagtggctcctcctcctcctcctcctcctcctcctcctccgcctcctcctccgcctcctcctcgttcATCTCCTCCCTGcttctctccaccacctcctcctccacttcctcctcctccttctccccttcctcctcctcctcctccttcaaccAAACCTTCAGCCTCCtctaccctcctccctcctcctcctcctcctcccccttccccctctccccctccggcccccccgaGGGGGGGGGCGACGACGCGGGGGTCCTGGAGAGCATGCTGCTGTGGACCCTCCGCGAGCCCGCCACCATCGCCCTCACGCTCATGTACTGCGCCTCCTTCGCGCTGGGCTTCGCCGGGAACCTCATGTCCCTGCACGTGCTGACGGGCCGCGGCAGCCGGCGGCGGCGCCTGTCCGGGGTCAGCGCCACGCGCAGCCTGCTGGTCAACCTGGCGGTGTGCGACCTGGcggtggtgtgcgtgtgcatgcccgTCACCCTGGGCATCCAGATCTACCGGGCGTGGGTGTACGGCGACCTGCTGTGCCGCGCCGTGCCCTTCACGCAGGCCGTGTCCGTGTCGGCCAGCGTGCTCACGCTGACGGTGATCAGCGTGAACCGCTACTACAGCGTGCGCTCGCCGCTGCGCGCCCGCTCCCTGTTCACCCGCCGCCGCACGTGGGCCACGGTGGGCGCGGTGTGGGCGGCGTCGTCCGCCATGTGCGCGCCGCTGGCCGTCATGAACCGCCGCCGCGAGGTCAGCTTCGGGAGCTTCTCCATCCTGGTGTGCCAGGAGGAGTGGCCGCAGCCCAGGCTCAAGCAGGG GTACAACGTGGTTCTGTTCGTGGCCCTCTACTGCCTGCCAGTCACGTTTAACCTCATCATCAGCTTCCTCACCGGCAggcgtctctgggcgggcaggAAGTCGACCTTCTCCGATCTGGATCCCCGGAGCCAAGCGCTGCACAACTCCCGCCTCAAGATGCGCCAGAAGATCGCCAAGATGGTGGTGTGTCTGGTGCTGCTGTTCGCCGTGTCCTggctgcccctctacctggccgACCTCTGGATCGACCGCGAGGAGAGGCCCCCGTCCTGGCTCCTCCAGACCCGTCCCTTCGTCCAGTGGCTGGGCCTCACCAACTCCAGCCTCAACCCCATCTGCTACTGCTTCATCGGTAACATCTACCGCTCGGCCAGGGTCCTACGGACGCGCTACTGCAAGAAGGCGGCCGCCCTTTTCCCCTCGGCCTCGCTCAACCACTCGCCCGCCACGACCACCGTCGACGCCACCCTCATCACGTCGGAGCGCGGCCACGTCGCCGCGGCGACGGGCGGCGCGTCGTCGGCCGGCGTGCCCGGGCTGCTGGGCCTGGCTCGCGGCCAGGGACTGGGGATCAGGCTGGGGCTCGGGCTGGGGAAGTGGAGAGGGGCGGCCGGGGACCACCACCTCAGCACGGACGGCAGCCGGGGGTCGGAGCGCAGCATCTCCGACTGGTACCAGTCCAACCCCAGCGTGTGTGGGGCGGACGGGGGGGGCTCCCCGGCCGACGGCCCCCTCCGGGGCCTCCGGTGCCCGGGGCTGCACGGCGCCTCTTTGCTGCCTGCAAGAAGACATTCTGAGAACGGGAGAATGGAGGAGTTACCCCTGCAGGCGCAGTCTGTGGAGTATGACACATTGCCGGAGAGGAGGCACTCGGGGGACTCATCTGTTTGCTTATAG